The sequence TTCTTTTCTTCACATTTGATGCAAACTGCAAAATACTGTTTACCATCTTCTGCAACGATGCGGTGGAGAATTCCGTCTTCACAAAAACGGTTGAGTACACGATAAATCGTTGCCCGATCCATATCTAGTTCTATCTTTTTCTCAATGGCATCCTGACTCATTGCCTTTCCGGTGTTGGTGAGCAATGTAAGAACGGCTTCCTTGGTAGGTGTACTTCTTCGTTTCATTTTTATTAATGCGATTACGTTGCAATAATAAAAAATTATTCTAACTTTGGCAAGAATTTAAACAAGAAAAATCAGTTATATCATATGAAACAGCCTAATTTATTCGACGTTATCATTATCGGGGGAAGCTACTCAGGATTATCTGCCGCAATGGCTTTAGGAAGATCTTTAAGGAAAACTTTAGTTATCGACAGCGGAAAACCTTGTAATGAACAAACACCTCATTCGCATAATTTTCTGACTCATGACGGAAGTTCACCTGCCGAAATTTCAACAATAGCTAAAAGTCAGGTTGAAGAATATGATACGGTAAAGTTTTATAATGGAAAAGCAATTTCAGCTCAAAAAACAGATTTTGGATTTGAAATTCAAACAGAAAACGGTGAAAGATTTAGTTCAAAAAAACTGATTGTTGCTACCGGAATTGTTGACGAAGTTCCAAATATCAAAGGTTTTAAAGAGTCATGGGGAATTTCTCTTATTCACTGTCCGTATTGTCATGGTTATGAATACAAAGGCAAGAAAACTGGAATTATTGCGAATGGAGATAAGGCTGTTCACATCGCTTCTTTAGTAAAAAATCTGACAGAAAATGTTACGATTATGACAAGAGGAAAAGCCAATTTCACTTCTGAACAATTGGAAAAACTTAAAAACAATCAGATTGACATTATTGAAACAGAAATTTCAGAGTTGAAAAATGAAAATGGGTATGTAAAAAGCCTTGTTTTTGATGATGAAAAAGAAATCGATTTTGAAGCGGTTTATGGAGCTTTTCCTTTTCAGCAACATTCTGATATCCCTGAAAGTTTAGGTTGCGAGCTCACAGAAATGGGTCATATCAAAACAGATATGTTTCAGAAAACAAATGTTCCCGGTCTTTTCGTGTGTGGTGACAACTCTTCGATGATGCGTTCGGTTTCCAACGCTGTGATGACAGGAAATGTAGCTGGCGCAATGGTGAATATGGAATTGGTGACGGATTGTTTTTAGATCAAGGATAGATTCTTCAATCAATTTTGTAGATTTGATTAATTATATCAAATACAAATGAATAAAGCTTTCACAATCTTATTTTTAGTTATAATCTCAAAATTTAATGCGCAGAATCATAGATTTATCTATGAATACAAATACGTTCCTGATTCTACAAAATTCGATAGTGTTTTAACCGAAAATATGCGTCTCACGGTTTTTAAAGATCATTCGGAGTTTTTGAGTGAGATGAAAGCAAAAAGGGATTCTGCAATTCTAAGATCTTCACAAAAAGGTAATGGAGAAATCGGGACTAATCTTTTGCCCGGAAATATACGTTCGATGGTTTGGAAAAATAAAAATAATATCAAAAATTATTCTACTGAATTCATAGGGATGGAATCTTATAAAGTGACCAACGAAACTGATTTTAAATGGACATTAATTGATGAAACAAAAAAGATTCAAAACTATAATTGCCAGAAAGCAGTATTAAAGTTTGGACAGCGAGAATGGACAGCTTGGTTTACAACTGAATTACCATTTCAGGACGGTCCGCATTTGTTCAGGAAACTTCCAGGTTTGATTGTGGCTATTGAAGATTCCAGAAAGCATCACTCTTTCCAGCTCATTGCCAATTATAAAACCACTGATGGGACCTCCGTTATCAAACCATCTCATTTACTGAAAAATTATGAGGTCAACAGGAAGCAGTTTAATAAAAAATGGAATGATTTCAGGAAAAATCCGATTAGCGCAAACGAACAGTTTTTATTGATGAATCCACAAATTAATAATTTTAAATCCTACGACGAAAACGGGAATGAAATGGATGCAAATGCTTTTAAAAAAGCAGGAACAGAAAAAGCAAAGAAAAATTTAGTAAAAAACAATAATTTTCTTGATCTCGAATTGTACAGATAATTAGCAAAACTGATTATTAAATCAAACTAAATGAATGTCCTCAAAGAACATATTAACAAAACAATTTCGTTAACCGACGAAGAATTTTCGGTTGTTGAGTTATTTTTCGAAGAACAGCATTTCAAAAAACGTGAAATGATTATTCATGAAAATGATCAGGTTGATCATGTCTATTTTATTGTTTCTGGACTTTTAAAACTTTTTTACACTGACGCTGAAGCCAAAGAACACATCATTTCGTTTTCAATGGAAGATTGGTGGGAAAGCGATTATGCAGCGTTTTACACACAATCAAAAGCTACTCAGTCACTGCAATGTCTGGAAGATACGATAGTTTCAAAACTTTCTTTTAATGATTATCAACAACTTCTGACTGAAGTTCCCAAAATGACTGATTTCTTTTTGAAAAAAGCCATCGGCGGACATATTTCAAACCAAAGAAGAATTCTTTCACTGATGACGATGAGCGCAAAAGAACGCTACGAACAGTTTCTGAAATACTACCCTTCTCTTTTGCAGAGAATACCAAAAATCACTTTGGCTGCTTATCTTGGTTTGTCGCGAGAAACTTTGAGCCGCTTTTTTCTGGAATCAAAATAATTGTGACGCAGGTCAATTTTCAGTTCTGCCGAACTTTATTCCATTAATTAAATTAAAATATTTCAACATGGAAAAAAGAATCATCAACCCGTGGACATGGCAAAACGACAGAAACTATGCACAAGCCGTAGAAGTTAAAAATGTTCAAAGCACACTCTACGTTTCCGGGCAAACCGCCATTGACGATAACGGAGTTACAAGCAATGCCGACATGAGAACTCAAGTCATTAAAACCTTAGAAAATCTTGAAAAAGTTATTGTTCAGGCAGATTTTGAATTGAAAAACATTGTCCGATTAAATGTTTATACAACAGATCATCCTGCATTTTTCGAAAATTTCGACATCTGGCAAAACTGGATTACGAGAAACGAAATTCAACAAGCGAGTACAGTAATCGAAGTAAAAACTTTATTTGAAACGCTGAAAGTGGAAATGGAGGCGACGGTTGTAAAGTAGTTCTCTTTAAAAGAGAAGTTCCAATACATCGTCAGTTCGAGTAGCGCAGCGTATCGAGAACTTTTGTGATTTT comes from Chryseobacterium sp. 3008163 and encodes:
- a CDS encoding Fur family transcriptional regulator, with protein sequence MKRRSTPTKEAVLTLLTNTGKAMSQDAIEKKIELDMDRATIYRVLNRFCEDGILHRIVAEDGKQYFAVCIKCEEKKLADHHFHFRCTNCLTIECMPVPVQFSLPQGYQVATVNCILTGVCKDCA
- a CDS encoding NAD(P)/FAD-dependent oxidoreductase — protein: MKQPNLFDVIIIGGSYSGLSAAMALGRSLRKTLVIDSGKPCNEQTPHSHNFLTHDGSSPAEISTIAKSQVEEYDTVKFYNGKAISAQKTDFGFEIQTENGERFSSKKLIVATGIVDEVPNIKGFKESWGISLIHCPYCHGYEYKGKKTGIIANGDKAVHIASLVKNLTENVTIMTRGKANFTSEQLEKLKNNQIDIIETEISELKNENGYVKSLVFDDEKEIDFEAVYGAFPFQQHSDIPESLGCELTEMGHIKTDMFQKTNVPGLFVCGDNSSMMRSVSNAVMTGNVAGAMVNMELVTDCF
- a CDS encoding GLPGLI family protein, with translation MNKAFTILFLVIISKFNAQNHRFIYEYKYVPDSTKFDSVLTENMRLTVFKDHSEFLSEMKAKRDSAILRSSQKGNGEIGTNLLPGNIRSMVWKNKNNIKNYSTEFIGMESYKVTNETDFKWTLIDETKKIQNYNCQKAVLKFGQREWTAWFTTELPFQDGPHLFRKLPGLIVAIEDSRKHHSFQLIANYKTTDGTSVIKPSHLLKNYEVNRKQFNKKWNDFRKNPISANEQFLLMNPQINNFKSYDENGNEMDANAFKKAGTEKAKKNLVKNNNFLDLELYR
- a CDS encoding Crp/Fnr family transcriptional regulator; this encodes MNVLKEHINKTISLTDEEFSVVELFFEEQHFKKREMIIHENDQVDHVYFIVSGLLKLFYTDAEAKEHIISFSMEDWWESDYAAFYTQSKATQSLQCLEDTIVSKLSFNDYQQLLTEVPKMTDFFLKKAIGGHISNQRRILSLMTMSAKERYEQFLKYYPSLLQRIPKITLAAYLGLSRETLSRFFLESK
- a CDS encoding RidA family protein produces the protein MEKRIINPWTWQNDRNYAQAVEVKNVQSTLYVSGQTAIDDNGVTSNADMRTQVIKTLENLEKVIVQADFELKNIVRLNVYTTDHPAFFENFDIWQNWITRNEIQQASTVIEVKTLFETLKVEMEATVVK